The Ignavibacteriota bacterium genome includes the window TCCGGAAAGAGCCGCATCGTCGATACTCCCGGTCGCCGTTGTTCCCTGGCTCGTGGTCGGCGGTGTAAAATCATCGCCCTTCACGCTATAGTTGCTGAGAGTGATTTTAGCATTGAGCGTGGTGAATTCCCACGCAATATCCACGGTCGCCGTCTGATCACCGCTCACCTTGAAGGTCCAGTCCACATCCTTTGTCTGACCGACCACGATCCAAAAATCACCGGTCTGAGTAAGCTTCTGAACATTGGCCTTCTGAATCACCTGCACGTTGATGGTACCTTCTGCACTCTGATTTTCGTACTGCGAGAATGCGGCGCCGCTCACGAGTACAAAGGCGACGAGGATAAGGAGAATGTGTTTCATGACGATTCACTCCATCGATTGTTGTGTGATGTGTTAGTAACCGCTCTCGGCTGCTGCGACATATTCGGGGGCCCTGCGGCAACAGTCTTGATCGGAGGTGTATCTCTCGTTGTATCGTATAAGGGTTCGTCCACAGTTTCAGTTTCAGAGCTTGGCGTCTGGGTGGCATTGCTGCGACCCGACAACGTCCGTGCGCCGTAGTCGTCCGATTCATTGGGAAAATGCGCCGTATCGACGAGGTGGAGCATTCGTCCACCGAGCCGTACGGTGCTGAGGAGTATCTCTCCGCGACGTTCGAACCGGAGCACATCTTGACGATCGAAATCAAGATCGTCCGAGGAGCACATGGAAGAGACACGGTCAACAAGCAGGGCATAACGACTATTCGTCTGTTCCACGATCAGATACTGTGATGAGTCCGCGATGCCACGCCTCGGTTGACCGAGGAGTTCCAGAAAATCCAGCGGGGTCGCACCCAGGGCCTCCGGTGCCGAATCGCAATGAACTTTGAATGTCCGCACATCGGCGAGTTGTATATGCTGCAATGACACTATGGCGAGTACCCGATCCCACGCGGCGGCATATTCTTCCGAGCCGATTGAAAACGTAGTAATCACAGAATGCGACAACATGCGTCACCACCCCTGAGCAATGCTTTTTGAGAATGCGATTTCCCGGATGTTTATAACACGGCAAAGTCCATGCCGGAAATCAATCCCTCAAACACGCTGTATTAGGTACTCCGAGGAGTCCCGACGTAAAGAAACTGAATCCCGCGTAAGGAATCTTTACAGCCGATGCCATCGCTGTGATCCCGCTTTGCGCGACCGCAGCTAGTTTGAACCAGCGGTCAGCGCACGCCCCTCAGCCGTGCAATCTCCTCCGCCGCGAGCAGGTATTCCGCTGCTGCAGCCGTGGAGGGAAAGGCGCCATAGGCGGATTCGGACACGGGATCGACGAGCTCGGGTAGCAGGCCGTCGTTGTGTTGCGCAATACCTGTGGCGGCTTGAAAAAGCTGTTCGGCCCGCGGGAGATTTCCGCACACAGCGTGCGCACGCGCCAAGCGCAGTGTGATAAGCGGACGCGCCATGCGCCCGTATGCGTCGCCGTCGGGAAGGGCGTTGAAGGCCAGGCCCGCGTCGTCGGCGCGGAATCCCCGCTCAACCACATCGAGGGCAAATCGTGCCTCGGCCGAATTCGGTTCGAAGAGTCCGAGCAGTATCCCGTCGATGATCAACGGATGGAAGAGGGACACCTCGGCCGGAGTCAACTCGGCCGCCGACTGTTTGCGAGCGGCACTGCGGATGTTCTCGCGTATCGCGCGCAGGATCGACTGCGAGGCCTCGCGGTAGAGATACGACTTTGTAGACTCGCCCAGGGCGAAAGCGTACCGTGCCGCGGTGAACAGCGCCCACGAGGCATGCAGCGAGGTGACTGCCGATGGTGTGTGCGCGAGTGCCTCTCCCCACGGCGCATGTCCGTCGTGCAGGAGCTGCGTCGCACTGTCCCGCGTGAAGAGCAGCACATCGGCCGCGAGTGCCGAGAGGTTGCGCCAGCGGGGAAGGATCCAGGCGCTGTCGGCGCTTTTGCGCGCTGCGGGCGATAGTGCGCGGGACGCCGTTTCGCGACGCGCGATCGCGCGTCGGTATGCTTCCACCGCCTCGATGTACAGCGCTGTGCCATCGAGCGAGAGTTGCGCGTGGTCGGGACGCTGCCACCGCTTTTCCGTGCCGTTGCCGAGATACCAGGCGGGCGTTATCCGGTACGGAAAGCCGACGCCGAACTCCTCCCCATACACGTCGAAGCGCGCGTATTCGCCCGCATCGGCTTTGTCGACAAAGGCGAGTCCCGCGGCGGCCTGTGTGTGTAGACCGCAGGTCGCCAGTGCGATGCACGCCGCGAAATGGTCGCGCGGCTGGCAGCGCGCGCGCGAATCAGGCGCAAAGGCCGAGACGATCTGTCCCTCGCCCATGCCCGCCTCTCGCACCTGCGCCGAGAGCAGGATCGCGCGGCTCGTCTCGTACACGCGGCGTTCGTTCTCGCGCAATGCGGCCGGAGCGTAAAGCGCGTCCTTCAGAATAACCTCCCAGCGATGTATCTCGGCCTCGAGCGACCAGGACTTGTGTCCATCAACAGCCGGGGCGTCGAGCGCGTCGGCGAGGTCGCGCTGCGCGAGTTCGTCGCAACACGAGTTCCAGGCGAGCACGAAGGTGCGGCGCCGTTCGAGGGGATCCTCGTCGTTGAATTCACGCAGCGCCCAGTAACTGCGGTCGAACGTGGCGAAGAGGCCCGGATCGGTGACGGGGGCGCCGGCACGCATCGCAACACGAATCGCAAGCACACGTCCGCGTGTCGCGCGCGGATGGAACCAGCTCACATCGAATCCTTCGCGGAAGCGGGCGGTGATGATGGCCGTGTTGCGGACGTAGCCGATCTCCGTCATCTCGCAGTCCGCGAGCGGTTTCCTTGTGCCGCGGACCTCGACCGTGATCCCGCAGGCACTGAGTATCGACTGCGTCGGGACCCCGTTCTCGAGTTCATGGAAAAGATGCGGCTTTGTCCATGCAATCTGGAGCGTCACGGGATCGAGGGCCGAGACCGCCGCGCCGTTGCTCAGAAACAACGGCGAGCGGCGGAACGGCGCGTCAACGATTTCATCGAGCACGGATGGAAGAGAATCGGCTCTGATTATCCGGAATATGGATCCCGCGATGCCGCCGGAATCGCCCATGTCGTACACGCGTACCGCGAGCAGATTGTACTCCTCGCGAAACTCGCGCGGAAGCGGATACACGCGGAGCGACGCGAATTCCGATCGAGGCGCGGGCGGGAAGGCGCCCGTCTCGCCTACAAGCACGCCGTTCAGATAGGCCTCGTCGGCGTCATCCACCGCGCTCATCACGAGCAGCAGCGAGTCGCGGCGCAGCGCGGTCGGGATGCGGAAGCGCAGGCGGTACCAG containing:
- a CDS encoding chemotaxis protein CheW, which produces MLSHSVITTFSIGSEEYAAAWDRVLAIVSLQHIQLADVRTFKVHCDSAPEALGATPLDFLELLGQPRRGIADSSQYLIVEQTNSRYALLVDRVSSMCSSDDLDFDRQDVLRFERRGEILLSTVRLGGRMLHLVDTAHFPNESDDYGARTLSGRSNATQTPSSETETVDEPLYDTTRDTPPIKTVAAGPPNMSQQPRAVTNTSHNNRWSESS